In a genomic window of Mauremys reevesii isolate NIE-2019 unplaced genomic scaffold, ASM1616193v1 Contig50, whole genome shotgun sequence:
- the LOC120394314 gene encoding charged multivesicular body protein 2a has translation MDLLFGRRKTPEEMLRQNQRALNRAMRDMDRERQKLETQEKKIIADIKKMAKQGQMDAVKIMAKDLVRTRRYVKKFIMMRANIQAVSLKIQTLKSNNSMAQAMKGVTKAMATMNRQLKLPQIQKIMMEFEKQSEIMDMKEEMMNDAIDDAMGDEDDEEESDAVVSQVLDELGLTLTDELSNLPSTGASLSVTAGKKAEPSAALADADADLEERLKNLRRD, from the exons ATGGACCTGCTGTTCGGGCGCCGGAAGACGCCGGAGGAGATGCTGCGGCAGAACCAGCGGGCCCTGAACCGGGCCATGCGGGACATGGACCGTGAGCGGCAGAAGCTGGAGACCCAGGAGAAGAAGATCATCGCCGACATCAAGAAGATGGCGAAGCAGGGGCAGATG GATGCGGTGAAGATCATGGCCAAGGACCTGGTGCGAACCCGGCGCTACGTCAAGAAATTCATCATGATGCGAGCGAACATCCAGGCCGTGTCACTCAAGATCCAGACCCTCAAGTCCAACAACTCCATGGCCCAGGCCATGAAGGGCGTCACCAAGGCCATGGCCACCATGAACAGACAG CTGAAGCTGCCCCAGATCCAGAAGATCATGATGGAGTTTGAGAAGCAGTCGGAGATCATGGACATGAAGGAGGAGATGATGAATGACGCCATCGATGACGCCATGGGGGACGAGGATGACGAGGAGGAGAG CGATGCTGTGGTGTCCCAAGTGCTGGATGAGCTGGGCCTGACCCTGACGGATGAGCTCTCCA ACCTGCCCTCGACTGGGGCCTCGCTCAGCGTCACGGCCGGGAAGAAGGCCGAGCCCTCCGCGGCGCTGGCGGATGCCGACGCCGACCTGGAGGAGCGGCTGAAGAACTTGCGCCGGGactga